A region from the Etheostoma cragini isolate CJK2018 unplaced genomic scaffold, CSU_Ecrag_1.0 ScbMSFa_367, whole genome shotgun sequence genome encodes:
- the pgap4 gene encoding transmembrane protein 246, with product MLLLLVTPPNLATSAMPRCRASLSQSLRWSNPAVRAAALCAVTFGVVLPLCCHRMLYSYFFLRSAYLDSMSEAALQRSLDRGRGALLFWQSATAAAARVGDAARRPDLLVTVVTSSRSEGRDFHYLLQVTRQLSGILDSCGARRCAEVLVCDVESGHLENQDAKLLEAHFSKVCKNPGGLMIHPVQMEPLQTVGVSQRTEPTPAEMQEKPDPETTHDAQNLQVTRASAQHIKNMVWSSHPKLARRRVAPV from the exons atgttgttgttgttggtgactccgcccaat TTGGCCACGTCAGCGATGCCTCGGTGCCGAGCGTCCCTCAGCCAGTCCCTGCGGTGGTCCAACCCCGCGGTGCGGGCGGCGGCGTTGTGCGCGGTGACGTTCGGCGTGGTCCTGCCGCTGTGCTGCCACCGGATGCTCTACTCCTACTTCTTCCTGCGCTCCGCGTACCTGGACTCCATGAGCGAGGCGGCGCTGCAGCGGAGCCTGGACCGGGGCCGCGGGGCGCTGCTCTTCTGGCAGAGCGCCACGGCGGCGGCGGCCAGAGTCGGCGACGCCGCCCGGCGCCCCGACCTGCTGGTTACCGTGGTGACGTCCAGCCGGAGCGAGGGGCGGGACTTCCACTACCTGCTGCAGGTGACGCGGCAGCTGAGCGGCATCCTGGACTCCTGCGGGGCGCGGCGGTGCGCCGAGGTTCTGGTCTGCGACGTGGAAAGCGGGCACCTGGAGAACCAGGACGCCAAGCTGCTGGAGGCCCACTTCAG CAAAGTTTGCAAGAACCCGGGTGGCCTAATGATACACCCGGTCCAAATGGAACCTCTGCAAACAGTGGGAGTGTCTCAGCGCACTGAACCAACACCTGCTGAGATGcaggagaagccagacccagaGACAACCCATGATGCTCAGAATCTCCAGGTGACACGAGCCTCAGCCCAGCACATTAAGAACATGGTCTGGTCAAGTCACCCCAAGCTAGCAAGGAGAAGAGTGGCTCCAGTTTGA